In a single window of the Lasioglossum baleicum chromosome 10, iyLasBale1, whole genome shotgun sequence genome:
- the LOC143213072 gene encoding phosphatidylinositol phosphatase PTPRQ-like isoform X1 has product MILKKQLRYVFCVLQILHVLAGKNSIELDGYDTTDNAARLLSLDFVEYTKTFKNNDAYMQSSTRIQDFSDETTTELDQNEHLLNDYLNSNDANFMLASSSLDVPILHFDEKFEPSFNSIDESNDRGITLPSDTENEQTMCNSTVPTDPVLSIERYSASKNEILFSWKITKKESNCILIHLKTTCYYVATNGYGYDIVNGSATASINSSIHNEFLIINSTVEDISPYTTYSCSAFVTNEAGRSTFSDKTNITTLEDIPSTPTFNVTNVTYSQFQIVWESPTYLPGSLQEFEVTLEWEEHFTVPDWCQSSSKKLTISFNATTLSFNYTEAVAYTDYNVKIRAKTNAGWGNYSDYWTFQTLPIVSDTVSNFSVSLINDENNPDRLDTILTWGFPCLSNGKIEYFNISVYGIRSNRSPHSFSNRTYVPNNVTKNDIFVVKLKELQAEYNYTIEVSVKVRDVPNLGIPVRSTVEYPAGIPFQPDEEYIKSITIDPSKARRSTTSATLLLPLFPDTNGDIIYYSIIVLKVDHDIASNTRYNFEKLTWPNISSWEESMLQDFTIPYQATRMYWDPYLTNNVADYGDVKAVKYTLGEDTNCEGISSNTHKRVYCNGSLKPNTWYHVRMRAFSRAGYADSTTFVIKTNAEVNIGLVSGVVFGILCFGILTTMMLLVRKCSLQEILQRFLHSNMSKSPVPVPFSKKKFIAHCQQFIDNPGKLSNEFQLLQTLSLDLQMPTNNACLQANKKKNRYSDILPYDFSRVKLTVIDNDPNTDYINASFIRGYTGEDEYIACQGPKEETTFDFWRMVEQYNINIIIMLTQLVEKGKEKCYQYFPTIREIFRYEDMTIKCISELDYRSYTQRTLVLQKENKKRHIIHLHFKDWPDHDVPEDFDLMIHFCQVIRRNLLANKGYIVIHCSAGIGRTGTLIAVDILLQHLRDNRKLDVFGTVYRLRHHRINMVQKEVKTHIIFYACVGIDYIILFTSIIIFQSQYAYIYNCIKQVLKNPYCLKSYKPPPMDPLDENTSRKSKAKPNSSSNLVKNIAICNNLL; this is encoded by the exons atgatattaaaaaaacaattacgatacgTGTTTTGCGTCCTACaaattttgcatgtattagccgGGAAGAATTCAATCGAATTAGACGGATATGACACGACGGACAATGCAGCCCGACTTTTGTCGTTAGACTTTGTAGAATACACAAAGACTTTTAAGAATAACGATGCGTATATGCAATCGTCGACGAGGATCCAAGACTTCTCGGATGAAACGACGACAGAGCTCGATCAAAACGAGCACCTGTTGAATGATTACCTGAATAGCAACGATGCTAACTTCATGCTAGCTTCATCGAGTCTCGATGTGCCGATTCTCCACTTCGATGAGAAATTCGAACCTTCGTTTAATTCGATAGATGAATCAAATGATCGTGGAATCACTTTGCCGAGCGATACAGAAAATGAACAAACGATGTGCAATTCGACAG TTCCTACAGACCCAGTATTGTCTATCGAACGTTATTCCGcttcgaaaaatgaaattttattttcttggaAAATAACGAAGAAGGAAAGCAATTGTATTTTAATTCACTTAAAGACTACATGTTATTATGTAGCAACTAATGGTTATGGGTACGATATCGTAAACGGAAGTGCAACGGCATCTATAAATTCCAGTATCCACAATGAATTTCTAATTATAAATTCAACGGTCGAAGATATTAGTCCATATACAACGTACTCGTGTTCGGCGTTTGTTACTAACGAAGCAGGAAGGAGCACGTTCAGCGACAAAACAAATATAACAACGTTGGAAGACA taCCGTCTACACCTACGTTTAATGTTACTAACGTAACGTATTCGCAGTTTCAAATTGTATGGGAGTCGCCGACGTATTTACCAGGAAGTCTACAAGAGTTTGAAGTTACTCTTGAGTGGGAAGAACACTTTACAGTGCCGGATTGGTGTCAAAGCTCATCAAAAAAACTGACAATATCTTTTAACGCGACAACGCTTTCTTTTAACTATACAGAAGCGGTAGCATATACAGATTATAATGTAAAAATTAGAGCAAAGACGAACGCAGGTTGGGGAAATTACAGTGACTATTGGACGTTCCAAACTTTACCGATAG TTTCAGACACTGTATCAAATTTTTCCGTGTCGCTTATCAACGACGAGAATAATCCAGATCGTTTGGATACTATTTTAACGTGGGGCTTCCCATGTTTGTCAAATGGAAAGATAGAATACTTTAACATCTCTGTATATGGAATTAGAAGTAACCGTTCGCCTCATTCATTCTCAAATCGAACATACGTTCCAAATAATGTTACAAAGAACGATATATTTGTTGTCAAATTGAAAGAATTGCAAGCAGAATATAATTATACCATAGAAGTATCTGTTAAAGTGAGAGATGTTCCAAACTTAGGAATACCAGTGAGAAGTACTGTTGAATACCCGGCTGGTA TACCGTTTCAACCAGACGAAGAGTATATAAAATCTATAACTATAGACCCATCCAAGGCACGAAGATCTACAACATCGGCCACGCTTTTGCTTCCATTATTTCCTGATACAAACGGTGACATTATCTATTATTCTATTATAGTCTTGAAAGTTGACCATGATATTGCGTCAAACACAAGATACAATTTTGAAAAGTTAACATGGCCGAACATATCTTCTTGGGAAGAATCCATGCTACAAGATTTCACAATACCGTATCAAGCTACTAGAATGTATTGGGATCCTTATC TAACTAATAATGTTGCCGATTATGGAGACGTAAAAGCAGTGAAATATACGCTTGGCGAAGATACAAATTGTGAAGGAATCTCTTCGAATACCCATAAACGAGTTTATTGTAATGGATCTCTTAAACCAAATACATGGTATCACGTTAGAATGAGAGCATTTAGTCGGGCTGGTTACGCTGACTCTACTACATTTGTAATAAAAACCA ATGCCGAAGTAAATATTGGGCTCGTTAGCGGAGTTGTTTTTGGTATTTTATGTTTCGGTATTTTAACAACAATGATGCTATTAGTACGCAAGTGTTCGCTCCAAGA AATACTTCAAAGATTTCTGCATTCCAATATGTCTAAATCACCGGTTCCCGTACCTTTCTCGAAGAAGAAATTTATAGCTCATTGTCAACAATTTATCGACAATCCAGGAAAATTGAGTAACGAGTTTCAATTGCTTCAAACTCTCAGTCTGGATTTGCAGATGCCAACAAATAATGCCTGCTTACAAgctaataaaaagaaaaacagatACTCCGACATTTTGCCAT ATGACTTTTCCAGAGTGAAATTAACTGTAATCGATAACGATCCTAATACCGACTACATCAATGCATCTTTTATACGC GGTTATACAGGGGAAGACGAATACATAGCTTGCCAAGGACCAAAGGAAGAAACAACATTCGATTTCTGGAGAATGGTGGAACAGTATAatatcaacattataattatgcTGACTCAACTAGTCGAGAAAGGCAAG GAGAAATGTTATCAGTATTTCcccacaattagagaaatttttagATACGAAGATATGACTATAAAGTGTATAAGCGAACTAGATTATAGATCCTACACGCAAAGAACATTGGTGTTGCAAAAG GAAAATAAAAAACGACATATAATACACttacattttaaagattggCCAGATCACGATGTCCCAGAAGATTTCGATCTCATGATTCATTTCTGCCAAGTAATACGTCGTAATCTTCTGGCTAATAAAGGATATATCGTCATTCATTGCag TGCAGGAATCGGTagaacgggcaccttaatagcGGTGGATATACTTTTACAACATTTACGAGATAATAGAAAATTAGATGTATTTGGGACTGTATACAGATTACGACACCATAGAATAAATATGGTACAAAAAGAGGTAAAAACCCATATTATATTTTACGCTTGCGTCGGTATCGACTATATTATACTATTTACATCCATTATTATTTTTCAGAGTCAGTACGCTTATATATATAACTGTATAAAGCAAGTTTTAAAGAATCcgtattgtttaaaatctt ATAAGCCTCCACCTATGGATCCGTTAGATGAAAATACATCGAGAAAGTCGAAAGCGAAACCAAATTCAAGTTCGAATCTAGTCAAGAATATCGCGAtatgtaataatttattgtga
- the LOC143213072 gene encoding phosphatidylinositol phosphatase PTPRQ-like isoform X2, whose product MILKKQLRYVFCVLQILHVLAGKNSIELDGYDTTDNAARLLSLDFVEYTKTFKNNDAYMQSSTRIQDFSDETTTELDQNEHLLNDYLNSNDANFMLASSSLDVPILHFDEKFEPSFNSIDESNDRGITLPSDTENEQTMCNSTVPTDPVLSIERYSASKNEILFSWKITKKESNCILIHLKTTCYYVATNGYGYDIVNGSATASINSSIHNEFLIINSTVEDISPYTTYSCSAFVTNEAGRSTFSDKTNITTLEDIPSTPTFNVTNVTYSQFQIVWESPTYLPGSLQEFEVTLEWEEHFTVPDWCQSSSKKLTISFNATTLSFNYTEAVAYTDYNVKIRAKTNAGWGNYSDYWTFQTLPIVSDTVSNFSVSLINDENNPDRLDTILTWGFPCLSNGKIEYFNISVYGIRSNRSPHSFSNRTYVPNNVTKNDIFVVKLKELQAEYNYTIEVSVKVRDVPNLGIPVRSTVEYPAGIPFQPDEEYIKSITIDPSKARRSTTSATLLLPLFPDTNGDIIYYSIIVLKVDHDIASNTRYNFEKLTWPNISSWEESMLQDFTIPYQATRMYWDPYLTNNVADYGDVKAVKYTLGEDTNCEGISSNTHKRVYCNGSLKPNTWYHVRMRAFSRAGYADSTTFVIKTNAEVNIGLVSGVVFGILCFGILTTMMLLVRKCSLQEILQRFLHSNMSKSPVPVPFSKKKFIAHCQQFIDNPGKLSNEFQLLQTLSLDLQMPTNNACLQANKKKNRYSDILPYDFSRVKLTVIDNDPNTDYINASFIRGYTGEDEYIACQGPKEETTFDFWRMVEQYNINIIIMLTQLVEKGKEKCYQYFPTIREIFRYEDMTIKCISELDYRSYTQRTLVLQKENKKRHIIHLHFKDWPDHDVPEDFDLMIHFCQVIRRNLLANKGYIVIHCSAGIGRTGTLIAVDILLQHLRDNRKLDVFGTVYRLRHHRINMVQKESQYAYIYNCIKQVLKNPYCLKSYKPPPMDPLDENTSRKSKAKPNSSSNLVKNIAICNNLL is encoded by the exons atgatattaaaaaaacaattacgatacgTGTTTTGCGTCCTACaaattttgcatgtattagccgGGAAGAATTCAATCGAATTAGACGGATATGACACGACGGACAATGCAGCCCGACTTTTGTCGTTAGACTTTGTAGAATACACAAAGACTTTTAAGAATAACGATGCGTATATGCAATCGTCGACGAGGATCCAAGACTTCTCGGATGAAACGACGACAGAGCTCGATCAAAACGAGCACCTGTTGAATGATTACCTGAATAGCAACGATGCTAACTTCATGCTAGCTTCATCGAGTCTCGATGTGCCGATTCTCCACTTCGATGAGAAATTCGAACCTTCGTTTAATTCGATAGATGAATCAAATGATCGTGGAATCACTTTGCCGAGCGATACAGAAAATGAACAAACGATGTGCAATTCGACAG TTCCTACAGACCCAGTATTGTCTATCGAACGTTATTCCGcttcgaaaaatgaaattttattttcttggaAAATAACGAAGAAGGAAAGCAATTGTATTTTAATTCACTTAAAGACTACATGTTATTATGTAGCAACTAATGGTTATGGGTACGATATCGTAAACGGAAGTGCAACGGCATCTATAAATTCCAGTATCCACAATGAATTTCTAATTATAAATTCAACGGTCGAAGATATTAGTCCATATACAACGTACTCGTGTTCGGCGTTTGTTACTAACGAAGCAGGAAGGAGCACGTTCAGCGACAAAACAAATATAACAACGTTGGAAGACA taCCGTCTACACCTACGTTTAATGTTACTAACGTAACGTATTCGCAGTTTCAAATTGTATGGGAGTCGCCGACGTATTTACCAGGAAGTCTACAAGAGTTTGAAGTTACTCTTGAGTGGGAAGAACACTTTACAGTGCCGGATTGGTGTCAAAGCTCATCAAAAAAACTGACAATATCTTTTAACGCGACAACGCTTTCTTTTAACTATACAGAAGCGGTAGCATATACAGATTATAATGTAAAAATTAGAGCAAAGACGAACGCAGGTTGGGGAAATTACAGTGACTATTGGACGTTCCAAACTTTACCGATAG TTTCAGACACTGTATCAAATTTTTCCGTGTCGCTTATCAACGACGAGAATAATCCAGATCGTTTGGATACTATTTTAACGTGGGGCTTCCCATGTTTGTCAAATGGAAAGATAGAATACTTTAACATCTCTGTATATGGAATTAGAAGTAACCGTTCGCCTCATTCATTCTCAAATCGAACATACGTTCCAAATAATGTTACAAAGAACGATATATTTGTTGTCAAATTGAAAGAATTGCAAGCAGAATATAATTATACCATAGAAGTATCTGTTAAAGTGAGAGATGTTCCAAACTTAGGAATACCAGTGAGAAGTACTGTTGAATACCCGGCTGGTA TACCGTTTCAACCAGACGAAGAGTATATAAAATCTATAACTATAGACCCATCCAAGGCACGAAGATCTACAACATCGGCCACGCTTTTGCTTCCATTATTTCCTGATACAAACGGTGACATTATCTATTATTCTATTATAGTCTTGAAAGTTGACCATGATATTGCGTCAAACACAAGATACAATTTTGAAAAGTTAACATGGCCGAACATATCTTCTTGGGAAGAATCCATGCTACAAGATTTCACAATACCGTATCAAGCTACTAGAATGTATTGGGATCCTTATC TAACTAATAATGTTGCCGATTATGGAGACGTAAAAGCAGTGAAATATACGCTTGGCGAAGATACAAATTGTGAAGGAATCTCTTCGAATACCCATAAACGAGTTTATTGTAATGGATCTCTTAAACCAAATACATGGTATCACGTTAGAATGAGAGCATTTAGTCGGGCTGGTTACGCTGACTCTACTACATTTGTAATAAAAACCA ATGCCGAAGTAAATATTGGGCTCGTTAGCGGAGTTGTTTTTGGTATTTTATGTTTCGGTATTTTAACAACAATGATGCTATTAGTACGCAAGTGTTCGCTCCAAGA AATACTTCAAAGATTTCTGCATTCCAATATGTCTAAATCACCGGTTCCCGTACCTTTCTCGAAGAAGAAATTTATAGCTCATTGTCAACAATTTATCGACAATCCAGGAAAATTGAGTAACGAGTTTCAATTGCTTCAAACTCTCAGTCTGGATTTGCAGATGCCAACAAATAATGCCTGCTTACAAgctaataaaaagaaaaacagatACTCCGACATTTTGCCAT ATGACTTTTCCAGAGTGAAATTAACTGTAATCGATAACGATCCTAATACCGACTACATCAATGCATCTTTTATACGC GGTTATACAGGGGAAGACGAATACATAGCTTGCCAAGGACCAAAGGAAGAAACAACATTCGATTTCTGGAGAATGGTGGAACAGTATAatatcaacattataattatgcTGACTCAACTAGTCGAGAAAGGCAAG GAGAAATGTTATCAGTATTTCcccacaattagagaaatttttagATACGAAGATATGACTATAAAGTGTATAAGCGAACTAGATTATAGATCCTACACGCAAAGAACATTGGTGTTGCAAAAG GAAAATAAAAAACGACATATAATACACttacattttaaagattggCCAGATCACGATGTCCCAGAAGATTTCGATCTCATGATTCATTTCTGCCAAGTAATACGTCGTAATCTTCTGGCTAATAAAGGATATATCGTCATTCATTGCag TGCAGGAATCGGTagaacgggcaccttaatagcGGTGGATATACTTTTACAACATTTACGAGATAATAGAAAATTAGATGTATTTGGGACTGTATACAGATTACGACACCATAGAATAAATATGGTACAAAAAGAG AGTCAGTACGCTTATATATATAACTGTATAAAGCAAGTTTTAAAGAATCcgtattgtttaaaatctt ATAAGCCTCCACCTATGGATCCGTTAGATGAAAATACATCGAGAAAGTCGAAAGCGAAACCAAATTCAAGTTCGAATCTAGTCAAGAATATCGCGAtatgtaataatttattgtga
- the LOC143213072 gene encoding phosphatidylinositol phosphatase PTPRQ-like isoform X3: MILKKQLRYVFCVLQILHVLAGKNSIELDGYDTTDNAARLLSLDFVEYTKTFKNNDAYMQSSTRIQDFSDETTTELDQNEHLLNDYLNSNDANFMLASSSLDVPILHFDEKFEPSFNSIDESNDRGITLPSDTENEQTMCNSTVPTDPVLSIERYSASKNEILFSWKITKKESNCILIHLKTTCYYVATNGYGYDIVNGSATASINSSIHNEFLIINSTVEDISPYTTYSCSAFVTNEAGRSTFSDKTNITTLEDIPSTPTFNVTNVTYSQFQIVWESPTYLPGSLQEFEVTLEWEEHFTVPDWCQSSSKKLTISFNATTLSFNYTEAVAYTDYNVKIRAKTNAGWGNYSDYWTFQTLPIVSDTVSNFSVSLINDENNPDRLDTILTWGFPCLSNGKIEYFNISVYGIRSNRSPHSFSNRTYVPNNVTKNDIFVVKLKELQAEYNYTIEVSVKVRDVPNLGIPVRSTVEYPAGIPFQPDEEYIKSITIDPSKARRSTTSATLLLPLFPDTNGDIIYYSIIVLKVDHDIASNTRYNFEKLTWPNISSWEESMLQDFTIPYQATRMYWDPYLTNNVADYGDVKAVKYTLGEDTNCEGISSNTHKRVYCNGSLKPNTWYHVRMRAFSRAGYADSTTFVIKTNAEVNIGLVSGVVFGILCFGILTTMMLLVRKCSLQEILQRFLHSNMSKSPVPVPFSKKKFIAHCQQFIDNPGKLSNEFQLLQTLSLDLQMPTNNACLQANKKKNRYSDILPYDFSRVKLTVIDNDPNTDYINASFIRGYTGEDEYIACQGPKEETTFDFWRMVEQYNINIIIMLTQLVEKGKEKCYQYFPTIREIFRYEDMTIKCISELDYRSYTQRTLVLQKENKKRHIIHLHFKDWPDHDVPEDFDLMIHFCQVIRRNLLANKGYIVIHCRNR; the protein is encoded by the exons atgatattaaaaaaacaattacgatacgTGTTTTGCGTCCTACaaattttgcatgtattagccgGGAAGAATTCAATCGAATTAGACGGATATGACACGACGGACAATGCAGCCCGACTTTTGTCGTTAGACTTTGTAGAATACACAAAGACTTTTAAGAATAACGATGCGTATATGCAATCGTCGACGAGGATCCAAGACTTCTCGGATGAAACGACGACAGAGCTCGATCAAAACGAGCACCTGTTGAATGATTACCTGAATAGCAACGATGCTAACTTCATGCTAGCTTCATCGAGTCTCGATGTGCCGATTCTCCACTTCGATGAGAAATTCGAACCTTCGTTTAATTCGATAGATGAATCAAATGATCGTGGAATCACTTTGCCGAGCGATACAGAAAATGAACAAACGATGTGCAATTCGACAG TTCCTACAGACCCAGTATTGTCTATCGAACGTTATTCCGcttcgaaaaatgaaattttattttcttggaAAATAACGAAGAAGGAAAGCAATTGTATTTTAATTCACTTAAAGACTACATGTTATTATGTAGCAACTAATGGTTATGGGTACGATATCGTAAACGGAAGTGCAACGGCATCTATAAATTCCAGTATCCACAATGAATTTCTAATTATAAATTCAACGGTCGAAGATATTAGTCCATATACAACGTACTCGTGTTCGGCGTTTGTTACTAACGAAGCAGGAAGGAGCACGTTCAGCGACAAAACAAATATAACAACGTTGGAAGACA taCCGTCTACACCTACGTTTAATGTTACTAACGTAACGTATTCGCAGTTTCAAATTGTATGGGAGTCGCCGACGTATTTACCAGGAAGTCTACAAGAGTTTGAAGTTACTCTTGAGTGGGAAGAACACTTTACAGTGCCGGATTGGTGTCAAAGCTCATCAAAAAAACTGACAATATCTTTTAACGCGACAACGCTTTCTTTTAACTATACAGAAGCGGTAGCATATACAGATTATAATGTAAAAATTAGAGCAAAGACGAACGCAGGTTGGGGAAATTACAGTGACTATTGGACGTTCCAAACTTTACCGATAG TTTCAGACACTGTATCAAATTTTTCCGTGTCGCTTATCAACGACGAGAATAATCCAGATCGTTTGGATACTATTTTAACGTGGGGCTTCCCATGTTTGTCAAATGGAAAGATAGAATACTTTAACATCTCTGTATATGGAATTAGAAGTAACCGTTCGCCTCATTCATTCTCAAATCGAACATACGTTCCAAATAATGTTACAAAGAACGATATATTTGTTGTCAAATTGAAAGAATTGCAAGCAGAATATAATTATACCATAGAAGTATCTGTTAAAGTGAGAGATGTTCCAAACTTAGGAATACCAGTGAGAAGTACTGTTGAATACCCGGCTGGTA TACCGTTTCAACCAGACGAAGAGTATATAAAATCTATAACTATAGACCCATCCAAGGCACGAAGATCTACAACATCGGCCACGCTTTTGCTTCCATTATTTCCTGATACAAACGGTGACATTATCTATTATTCTATTATAGTCTTGAAAGTTGACCATGATATTGCGTCAAACACAAGATACAATTTTGAAAAGTTAACATGGCCGAACATATCTTCTTGGGAAGAATCCATGCTACAAGATTTCACAATACCGTATCAAGCTACTAGAATGTATTGGGATCCTTATC TAACTAATAATGTTGCCGATTATGGAGACGTAAAAGCAGTGAAATATACGCTTGGCGAAGATACAAATTGTGAAGGAATCTCTTCGAATACCCATAAACGAGTTTATTGTAATGGATCTCTTAAACCAAATACATGGTATCACGTTAGAATGAGAGCATTTAGTCGGGCTGGTTACGCTGACTCTACTACATTTGTAATAAAAACCA ATGCCGAAGTAAATATTGGGCTCGTTAGCGGAGTTGTTTTTGGTATTTTATGTTTCGGTATTTTAACAACAATGATGCTATTAGTACGCAAGTGTTCGCTCCAAGA AATACTTCAAAGATTTCTGCATTCCAATATGTCTAAATCACCGGTTCCCGTACCTTTCTCGAAGAAGAAATTTATAGCTCATTGTCAACAATTTATCGACAATCCAGGAAAATTGAGTAACGAGTTTCAATTGCTTCAAACTCTCAGTCTGGATTTGCAGATGCCAACAAATAATGCCTGCTTACAAgctaataaaaagaaaaacagatACTCCGACATTTTGCCAT ATGACTTTTCCAGAGTGAAATTAACTGTAATCGATAACGATCCTAATACCGACTACATCAATGCATCTTTTATACGC GGTTATACAGGGGAAGACGAATACATAGCTTGCCAAGGACCAAAGGAAGAAACAACATTCGATTTCTGGAGAATGGTGGAACAGTATAatatcaacattataattatgcTGACTCAACTAGTCGAGAAAGGCAAG GAGAAATGTTATCAGTATTTCcccacaattagagaaatttttagATACGAAGATATGACTATAAAGTGTATAAGCGAACTAGATTATAGATCCTACACGCAAAGAACATTGGTGTTGCAAAAG GAAAATAAAAAACGACATATAATACACttacattttaaagattggCCAGATCACGATGTCCCAGAAGATTTCGATCTCATGATTCATTTCTGCCAAGTAATACGTCGTAATCTTCTGGCTAATAAAGGATATATCGTCATTCATTGCag GAATCGGTag
- the Rpl10ab gene encoding ribosomal protein L10Ab — MSSKVSRDTLYECVNTVIQTSQDQKRKFLETVELQIGLKNYDPQKDKRFSGTVKLKNIPRPKMQVCVLGDQQHCDEAKANNIPYMDAEALKKLNKNKKLVKKLAKKYDAFLASESLIKQIPRILGPGLNKAGKFPGLLSHQESMVGKIDEVKATIKFQMKKVLCLSVAVGHVGMTPDELVQNVHLSINFLVSLLKKHWQNVRSLHIKSSMGPPQRLY, encoded by the exons ATGTC GTCAAAAGTATCGCGTGATACTCTCTACGAGTGTGTGAACACAGTAATTCAAACTTCGCAAGATCAAAAGAGGAAGTTTTTGGAAACAGTTGAACTCCAAATCGGTTTGAAGAATTATGATCCACAAAAGGACAAACGTTTCTCAGGCACCGTCAA GTTGAAGAATATCCCAAGACCAAAGATGCAAGTTTGCGTTTTGGGTGACCAGCAACATTGCGACGAAGCTAAAGCTAACAATATTCCGTACATGGATGCCGAAGCATTGAAGAAATTGAACAAAAACAAGAAGCTTGTGAAGAAACTAG CTAAGAAATACGACGCTTTTCTGGCCAGTGAATCTTTAATCAAGCAAATTCCTCGTATTCTTGGTCCTGGACTTAACAAGGCCGGTAAATTCCCTGGTCTTCTTTCTCATCAAGAATCAATGGTGGGAAAAATTGACGAAGTTAAAGCCACTATCAAGTTCCAAATGAAGAAG GTGTTGTGTCTGTCGGTTGCCGTAGGGCACGTGGGAATGACGCCAGACGAACTGGTGCAAAATGTACATCTTTCAATAAACTTCTTGGTTTCCTTGTTGAAGAAACATTGGCAAAATGTTCGTTCTCTTCACATCAAATCTTCTATGGGACCTCCTCAACGACTATATTAA